From the genome of Halococcus salifodinae DSM 8989, one region includes:
- a CDS encoding type II toxin-antitoxin system HicA family toxin, with product MKVLVNKGNFERTRVRGDHVRLEWVHPDGSDVETRHVTVPLHDRVRVGTLRQIAENAGAKEFDAFCRWVDRNR from the coding sequence ATGAAGGTCTTGGTCAACAAAGGGAATTTTGAACGGACACGGGTTCGTGGCGATCACGTGCGGCTCGAATGGGTCCATCCCGACGGTTCTGACGTTGAAACCCGCCATGTGACGGTTCCGCTCCATGACCGAGTTCGGGTCGGGACTCTCCGTCAGATAGCTGAGAATGCAGGCGCAAAGGAGTTCGATGCGTTCTGCCGATGGGTTGACCGCAATCGGTGA
- a CDS encoding thermonuclease family protein yields the protein MRRRTFLTTLGTTGAAALSGVSAATAQEPVASDGTIRPLVFDSTASLLNGNKEPLTDDSLIAVWAESPAYNGDADGNGDAVVYPDDVPMPLITSDDGVVGFGAPIGQSDTDFNYGNEEFLLNILDVETDGPAVVFDEGHGQFYDAEKFSGFIGYAEANGYEIAATTDIAADLAGADAAIITSPADAFSAAERDALAAFVANGGALLLFGQSDFNNYDTTANLNAIADAIGANFRFNDDQVYDPENNLYAPFVPVTSKFNTAFDYFADREGLGLELDPSKTYTVEVVEVTDGDTVDVRFEGGQEIAIRVLGIDTPETGSATSTERAEEWEGIESYDYLEAAGNAATAFARGELSSGETVELSFDANEPVRDEFGRVLGYLTYDADGSGDRETLYNRRVIDAGHARVYDSGLARHDDFLATELNAREVGRNVWSASDPATSEPIQNDSVEELFVPLAAAIESTSGDLSGRVPVRAEATASMPNAPLVAVDDDAGIAMVGSSFVDETYETAEGYPVDTSDYGNYVFLTHLLSRAVAAAGRGPPLHAGPPDHAGPPDTPGNGGPPPHAGPPDNAGPPDHAGPPDRDDATEYGEAPVLIDGGHGQFAASYALSAEDAAYYLRYLEGVDIAFEGVNQPATSFGAELLGKARSLLITAPAEAYTEAELDAVRTFRDDGGAVVLLGGAVPETARTNLHTIAEALGSDLRLSGAVTDATNNLNGNPSVPITSNFAERFNLFDVYTGETEYGGKKSNPGRSRGRNPGRRPDRGRGNDRGH from the coding sequence ATGCGACGACGAACCTTTCTGACCACACTGGGAACGACCGGCGCTGCGGCACTCTCCGGAGTCAGCGCAGCGACCGCTCAAGAACCGGTGGCGTCCGACGGAACGATACGGCCCCTCGTGTTCGACTCAACCGCGAGTCTCCTCAACGGAAACAAGGAACCCCTGACCGATGACTCGCTGATCGCGGTATGGGCTGAGTCCCCCGCCTACAACGGTGATGCGGACGGCAACGGCGATGCCGTCGTTTATCCCGATGATGTACCGATGCCGTTGATCACCAGCGATGACGGCGTTGTGGGTTTCGGCGCGCCGATCGGCCAGAGCGACACCGATTTCAACTACGGCAACGAGGAGTTCCTACTCAATATCCTCGATGTCGAGACTGACGGCCCGGCTGTCGTCTTCGACGAGGGGCACGGCCAGTTCTACGATGCCGAGAAATTCAGCGGGTTCATCGGCTACGCCGAAGCGAACGGGTATGAAATCGCTGCGACGACGGACATCGCTGCCGACCTCGCAGGAGCCGATGCGGCGATCATCACCTCGCCTGCGGACGCTTTCTCGGCCGCCGAACGCGACGCGCTCGCGGCGTTCGTCGCAAACGGGGGCGCACTGTTGCTGTTTGGTCAATCGGATTTCAACAACTACGACACGACGGCGAACCTCAACGCGATCGCCGACGCCATCGGCGCAAACTTCCGGTTCAACGACGACCAGGTGTACGATCCTGAGAACAACCTCTATGCACCCTTCGTACCGGTAACCTCGAAGTTCAACACGGCGTTCGACTACTTCGCAGACCGCGAAGGACTGGGCCTCGAACTCGATCCCTCGAAGACCTATACCGTCGAGGTGGTTGAGGTCACCGATGGCGACACGGTCGATGTCCGATTCGAGGGCGGTCAGGAGATAGCTATTCGGGTACTGGGAATCGACACGCCCGAGACCGGGAGTGCGACCAGTACCGAGCGTGCCGAGGAGTGGGAAGGCATCGAATCGTATGACTACCTCGAAGCCGCGGGCAATGCGGCCACCGCGTTCGCAAGGGGTGAACTGTCGTCCGGGGAGACCGTGGAACTCAGCTTCGACGCGAACGAACCCGTTCGCGACGAGTTCGGTCGCGTGCTTGGCTACCTCACGTACGACGCCGATGGTTCGGGGGATCGCGAGACGCTCTACAATCGACGGGTGATCGATGCAGGCCACGCCCGGGTGTATGATTCTGGGCTGGCTCGCCACGATGACTTCCTTGCTACAGAACTCAACGCCCGTGAAGTCGGTCGAAACGTGTGGTCCGCAAGTGATCCAGCGACCTCCGAGCCGATTCAGAACGATTCCGTCGAGGAACTCTTCGTCCCGCTGGCAGCCGCTATTGAAAGTACGAGTGGTGATCTGAGCGGGCGCGTACCCGTGCGTGCCGAGGCCACGGCCTCGATGCCGAACGCGCCGCTCGTCGCGGTTGATGACGACGCTGGGATCGCAATGGTCGGGTCATCGTTCGTCGATGAAACCTACGAAACTGCCGAGGGATATCCGGTCGATACGAGCGACTATGGCAATTACGTGTTCTTGACGCACTTGCTTTCACGGGCTGTAGCTGCCGCTGGCCGCGGACCACCCCTCCACGCCGGTCCTCCGGATCACGCTGGGCCTCCCGATACCCCTGGCAACGGTGGTCCTCCACCCCATGCAGGACCGCCAGATAACGCGGGACCGCCGGATCACGCAGGTCCGCCAGACAGGGATGACGCCACTGAGTACGGCGAGGCCCCGGTACTCATCGATGGCGGACACGGCCAGTTCGCCGCGAGCTACGCGCTTTCGGCCGAAGATGCCGCCTACTATCTGCGGTACCTCGAAGGGGTCGATATCGCGTTCGAGGGCGTCAATCAACCCGCGACGAGCTTCGGTGCCGAGCTACTCGGAAAGGCCCGATCGCTGTTAATCACTGCGCCCGCTGAGGCCTACACCGAGGCCGAACTCGATGCTGTGCGCACGTTCCGTGACGATGGCGGTGCCGTGGTCCTGCTCGGCGGGGCCGTCCCCGAGACGGCTCGGACGAATCTACACACGATCGCCGAAGCCCTTGGATCGGACCTCCGTCTTAGTGGTGCGGTGACCGACGCAACGAACAATCTGAACGGGAACCCGTCAGTCCCAATTACGTCGAACTTCGCGGAACGATTCAACCTGTTCGACGTCTACACTGGCGAGACGGAGTATGGAGGCAAGAAAAGTAACCCCGGTCGCAGCCGTGGACGGAATCCTGGCCGTCGTCCTGACCGTGGTCGTGGGAACGATCGCGGCCACTGA
- a CDS encoding MBL fold metallo-hydrolase, producing the protein MSGVNEEMPWLPADADETFDPLAHADIEIDTETPIAVTPRGGAREVGRSCYQVDTEFSTTLVDCGLNQGTGDSFPDFRGLEPGSIGAVFLTHAHIDHSGGLPILEARGLLADDAPIIATPPTIEIAKTLLEDSLKIHRRESRHAGEEQQYVESHVEDVFERFEPVEYGGGRVEALAPIPDEDPLVFQMGNAGHLLGSAWLMLQTNGYRTVFSGDLGGRAPHLPDITAPPQADLLVLESTYGSLHSHTAMSDAQSSLYDAAKRAVQSGEPVLIPTFAVGRAQMLMLLFANRLHTLSDDIQDRVQLVVDGMAQEAIDIYHEFATDASYMDESIVNRVESGTSKPFLPDGTAFPSSDSDRRAILTDAARSGGKVPIIIAPSGMLTGGNSPRYLTEFAARFGSANVFLTGYQAQNTTGRVLQDQRKAEKDELTYTVDSEPLGTDWPSVSNIVRTTVEEDGKSKPVTRATIPADWVSTINGLSGHAAQHGLLEFVRTVSPETVALIHGPEYAQGHLATHLAKNVESIQQATRSRMLTPIAVSRDIDVDTPALSPENFETADDLSAHEKIEVLQEQLSAMSEDLAAARNDTSPSEAEIRRIVRDEIENSHKTVTNS; encoded by the coding sequence ATGAGCGGAGTCAACGAAGAAATGCCGTGGTTGCCGGCCGACGCCGACGAAACGTTCGACCCGCTTGCACACGCCGACATCGAGATCGACACCGAGACCCCGATAGCTGTCACCCCCCGCGGCGGCGCGAGAGAGGTCGGACGGAGCTGCTACCAGGTCGACACCGAGTTCAGCACCACCCTCGTCGATTGTGGACTCAATCAGGGGACCGGCGACTCATTCCCCGACTTTCGTGGGCTGGAACCCGGTAGCATCGGTGCAGTCTTCCTCACCCACGCTCACATCGATCACTCCGGCGGCCTGCCAATCCTCGAAGCCCGCGGGTTGCTCGCCGACGACGCGCCGATCATCGCCACCCCACCCACCATCGAAATCGCCAAAACGTTGCTCGAAGACTCGTTGAAGATTCATCGCCGCGAAAGCCGTCATGCGGGCGAAGAACAGCAGTACGTCGAGAGCCACGTCGAGGACGTATTCGAGCGCTTCGAACCCGTCGAGTACGGCGGTGGCCGCGTCGAAGCCCTCGCGCCCATCCCCGACGAGGACCCGCTGGTATTCCAGATGGGCAACGCCGGCCACCTGCTCGGGTCGGCATGGTTGATGCTTCAGACCAACGGCTATCGCACCGTGTTCTCGGGCGACCTCGGCGGGCGCGCACCCCACCTCCCGGACATCACCGCACCACCGCAGGCCGATCTGCTCGTCCTCGAATCCACCTACGGGTCGCTCCACAGCCACACCGCAATGAGTGATGCACAGTCGAGCCTCTACGACGCAGCCAAGCGTGCGGTCCAGTCCGGCGAACCCGTCCTTATCCCCACCTTCGCAGTCGGTCGCGCCCAGATGCTCATGCTCCTGTTCGCTAATCGGCTGCACACGCTCTCAGACGACATTCAAGATCGGGTCCAACTCGTCGTTGATGGCATGGCCCAGGAGGCGATCGACATCTACCACGAGTTCGCCACCGACGCAAGCTATATGGACGAATCGATCGTGAATCGCGTCGAGTCTGGTACCTCGAAACCGTTCCTGCCGGACGGCACCGCCTTTCCGAGCTCGGACAGCGACCGGCGGGCGATCCTCACCGACGCGGCCCGCTCGGGTGGCAAGGTCCCGATCATCATCGCGCCGTCGGGGATGCTTACTGGTGGCAACTCCCCGCGGTATCTCACCGAGTTCGCCGCCCGCTTCGGCTCCGCGAACGTCTTTCTCACCGGCTATCAGGCCCAGAACACCACCGGGCGCGTGCTCCAAGACCAACGCAAGGCTGAGAAGGACGAACTCACCTATACCGTGGACAGCGAACCGCTCGGCACCGACTGGCCCTCTGTCTCAAACATCGTGCGGACAACTGTCGAGGAGGACGGAAAGAGCAAGCCGGTTACCCGCGCGACGATCCCTGCCGACTGGGTGAGTACGATCAACGGGTTGAGTGGCCACGCCGCCCAGCACGGCCTTTTAGAGTTCGTCCGAACTGTGAGCCCCGAGACGGTAGCGCTCATTCACGGCCCGGAGTACGCACAGGGCCACCTTGCGACTCATCTCGCCAAGAACGTCGAGAGCATCCAACAGGCAACACGCAGCCGGATGCTCACGCCGATTGCCGTCTCGCGCGATATCGACGTTGACACGCCAGCACTCTCGCCCGAGAACTTCGAGACCGCCGACGATCTCTCCGCTCACGAGAAAATCGAAGTTCTCCAAGAGCAGCTATCCGCGATGAGCGAAGACCTCGCCGCCGCTCGGAACGATACCAGCCCCTCGGAAGCAGAGATACGCCGTATCGTTCGCGATGAAATCGAAAACAGCCACAAGACGGTCACTAACTCCTGA
- a CDS encoding ATP-binding protein, giving the protein MGIISEQIDRLEPAMLQFGEALGGSPDSVKDLPFSEEADKDGMPEALYVRHDQAMIHNLTVALLNGHHVGLISSYGTGKTALREIVRRDLGEHPEFVIGYLDNAHETTPRGLYATVIRAALDADYDLDADEYRQLREGVPWVTDEAKAAVRDLAEQVEADDRTLSLVVDEIEDFPTELLPVLQTVADAGVRLFLMGTPAGQDRLEEARDTLDSRIRYHEGIKPFDHEDVAEYAARSLTYFRGEEFNGQGPSPFTEDAIEVIHERTDGNPRDVRLECADTLAKAAIAWHQNEHDVEDFQIDRRLVTSTVTS; this is encoded by the coding sequence ATGGGCATAATTTCAGAACAGATCGACCGCCTCGAACCGGCAATGCTCCAGTTCGGCGAAGCGCTCGGTGGATCGCCCGACTCGGTGAAAGACCTTCCATTCAGCGAAGAGGCCGACAAAGATGGGATGCCTGAAGCGTTGTACGTCCGCCATGACCAAGCGATGATCCACAACCTCACAGTCGCACTACTGAACGGCCACCACGTCGGTCTCATCAGTTCGTATGGCACGGGAAAGACCGCGCTCCGCGAGATCGTCCGGCGCGACCTCGGTGAGCATCCAGAGTTCGTCATTGGCTATCTCGACAACGCTCACGAGACGACGCCGCGCGGACTGTACGCCACGGTCATCCGGGCAGCGCTCGATGCGGATTATGACCTCGACGCTGACGAGTATCGCCAACTCCGCGAGGGTGTTCCGTGGGTCACTGACGAAGCGAAAGCAGCTGTCCGCGACCTCGCCGAACAGGTCGAAGCCGACGACCGAACACTCTCGCTCGTCGTTGACGAGATCGAGGACTTCCCGACCGAGTTGTTGCCAGTGCTCCAGACGGTCGCCGATGCTGGCGTCCGACTGTTCCTGATGGGGACGCCTGCGGGACAGGATCGCCTCGAAGAAGCCCGCGACACGCTCGACTCGCGAATTCGATACCACGAGGGTATCAAGCCGTTCGACCACGAGGATGTGGCCGAATACGCCGCGCGCTCACTCACGTATTTCCGCGGCGAGGAGTTCAACGGTCAGGGACCCTCGCCGTTCACCGAGGACGCTATCGAGGTGATCCACGAGCGGACGGACGGCAACCCGCGTGACGTGCGCCTCGAATGTGCTGATACGCTGGCGAAGGCGGCCATTGCGTGGCACCAAAACGAACATGATGTCGAGGACTTCCAGATCGACCGCCGACTCGTCACGAGTACGGTCACGTCTTAG
- a CDS encoding SWIM zinc finger family protein: MNAYEPNGQERTDDERRGVEAVAKRVTRALDSFFHVEAAGDNGKYTVLSGSGNTYTVDPSDGSCTCPDGQRGSWCKHAHRVAFVTGEIPDIDGVRVESSDKTDDTDADTETETDDSQTLAERVEQFAANNPGASAIEAIGQLGISPDKKERVEEVLAA; encoded by the coding sequence ATGAACGCCTACGAACCCAACGGTCAAGAACGTACCGACGACGAACGACGCGGTGTTGAGGCGGTCGCAAAGCGTGTTACCCGTGCGCTCGATAGCTTCTTCCACGTCGAAGCAGCCGGCGACAACGGCAAATACACGGTGCTCAGTGGGTCGGGCAACACCTACACGGTGGACCCGTCGGATGGATCGTGTACGTGTCCCGACGGCCAGCGCGGATCGTGGTGCAAACACGCCCACCGAGTCGCGTTCGTTACCGGCGAAATCCCAGACATTGACGGTGTTCGTGTCGAATCGAGCGACAAGACCGACGACACCGACGCCGATACCGAGACAGAGACCGACGACAGTCAGACGCTCGCCGAGCGTGTCGAACAATTCGCCGCGAACAACCCCGGCGCGTCCGCTATCGAAGCTATCGGCCAGCTCGGGATCAGCCCCGACAAGAAAGAGCGCGTCGAGGAGGTCCTGGCAGCATGA
- a CDS encoding HVO_A0114 family putative DNA-binding protein, with the protein MTQNTLKITFGEADDHRAAARERLRRAEAGETGAAIEQDERFILNFESFGEVERLMRRSNLELVEAIATEQPSSIRATAAAVDRDYSDVHRNLNELESLGVVEFVSEGASKKPILREGATEVDLSFRWGDTGDGDPKPAEA; encoded by the coding sequence ATGACCCAGAACACACTCAAAATCACGTTCGGAGAGGCCGACGACCACCGGGCGGCCGCCCGCGAGCGTCTGCGCCGAGCTGAGGCCGGCGAGACCGGTGCAGCTATCGAACAGGACGAGCGCTTCATCCTCAACTTCGAGAGCTTCGGCGAGGTCGAGCGTCTCATGCGTCGCTCGAATCTCGAACTCGTCGAAGCGATCGCCACCGAACAGCCATCGAGCATCCGCGCGACCGCGGCAGCCGTTGACCGCGACTACAGCGATGTCCATCGAAACCTAAACGAACTCGAATCGCTCGGAGTTGTCGAATTCGTATCCGAGGGGGCGAGCAAGAAGCCCATCCTCCGAGAAGGAGCCACAGAGGTCGATCTTTCGTTCCGATGGGGCGACACCGGCGATGGCGATCCGAAGCCTGCTGAAGCTTGA
- a CDS encoding type II toxin-antitoxin system VapC family toxin has protein sequence MSEGDEFLLDASAVVKLLLDGEDDQAFGHAVLELGFFEVANTLYRIAAHEQRLSRDDADLLVEQLADLRNEIELLSLQDVGGIARVYETAWNTSLTVYDAGHVAAAASTGRTLVTTDGGIHDHAPSDVAVDDIDVLIR, from the coding sequence ATGAGCGAGGGCGATGAATTTCTGCTCGATGCCAGTGCCGTCGTGAAGCTTCTCCTCGATGGCGAAGACGATCAGGCGTTTGGACACGCCGTGCTTGAACTCGGATTCTTCGAGGTCGCAAATACCCTCTACCGGATCGCCGCCCACGAACAGCGTCTCTCACGCGATGACGCCGATCTCCTCGTTGAACAGCTAGCCGACCTTCGCAATGAGATCGAGCTTCTCTCATTGCAGGATGTCGGCGGGATTGCTCGCGTCTATGAGACGGCGTGGAACACGTCGCTCACAGTTTACGACGCCGGCCACGTCGCGGCCGCCGCGTCGACCGGGCGGACGCTCGTTACGACGGACGGCGGCATTCACGACCACGCACCCTCCGATGTCGCTGTCGATGATATTGATGTTCTTATCAGGTGA
- a CDS encoding toxin-antitoxin system TumE family protein: protein MVTVIEDEEERDGTRVIRRKILRTDDSQFPSGYRYALHYGYTDDRGTILRYDNENRTPGRHEQHTPDDIKEIDFPGMLELRDRFLDEITDLP from the coding sequence ATGGTCACGGTCATCGAAGACGAGGAGGAGCGTGACGGAACACGGGTAATCCGGCGGAAGATACTCCGCACGGACGATTCTCAGTTCCCGAGTGGCTACCGGTACGCGCTGCATTACGGCTATACTGATGACCGTGGCACCATCCTTCGGTATGACAACGAGAACCGGACGCCGGGCCGGCACGAACAGCATACACCCGACGACATCAAAGAAATCGACTTCCCTGGGATGCTGGAACTCCGGGATCGGTTTCTGGATGAAATCACGGATCTACCCTAA
- the tbsP gene encoding transcriptional regulator TbsP, whose amino-acid sequence MPSHVAPTTAEVYRAHLADASTSSDVFAAGLAEEPAAALVNALAGLDDPPTVRLLVTETVAKWLRRDFHLASTAADLLAAETLSLRVADGSFANQMVVTADAVASILSTDEQTAGPATDDPEFVDSMRERCSEAWETAEPFDLRTPPRSRVYETLGDEIDPAVEADYQAMLDAVETTRSNGYRTTDDDRFDEVELVLLAGAKHELQHYDLSRWGEDVGLASKATFSRTKNRLEDQGLLTTEKVPIDIGRPRQRLVLDDRLRDVEAGDLPEAGRDVIDSATE is encoded by the coding sequence ATGCCTTCTCACGTCGCGCCAACGACTGCGGAAGTCTATCGAGCACACCTCGCGGATGCGTCCACATCCAGCGACGTGTTCGCCGCCGGTCTCGCCGAGGAACCGGCGGCGGCACTCGTGAACGCCCTCGCCGGCCTCGACGATCCGCCGACAGTCCGCCTTCTCGTGACGGAAACCGTAGCGAAGTGGCTCCGCCGAGATTTCCACCTCGCCAGCACCGCTGCGGATCTACTCGCCGCTGAAACGCTCTCACTTCGGGTGGCCGACGGGTCTTTCGCCAATCAGATGGTGGTGACCGCGGATGCCGTCGCTTCGATCCTGTCGACCGACGAGCAAACTGCCGGGCCAGCGACCGACGACCCCGAGTTCGTCGACAGCATGCGCGAGCGGTGTAGTGAAGCATGGGAGACCGCAGAACCCTTCGACCTTCGGACGCCACCACGGTCGCGGGTCTACGAAACTCTCGGCGACGAGATCGATCCCGCGGTCGAGGCCGACTACCAGGCCATGCTCGATGCGGTCGAGACCACCCGGAGCAACGGCTACAGGACGACCGATGATGACCGCTTCGACGAGGTTGAGTTGGTCCTTCTCGCGGGCGCGAAACACGAACTCCAGCACTACGACCTCTCGCGGTGGGGTGAAGATGTCGGTCTCGCCAGCAAGGCCACGTTCTCGCGGACGAAAAATCGACTCGAAGACCAGGGACTACTCACGACCGAGAAGGTGCCGATCGACATCGGCCGGCCACGTCAGCGGTTGGTGCTCGACGATCGGCTGCGCGACGTCGAGGCGGGTGATCTTCCCGAGGCCGGCCGGGATGTGATCGATTCGGCCACGGAGTAG
- a CDS encoding type II toxin-antitoxin system CcdA family antitoxin, giving the protein MTTVSIRVPDELKQQADELDLNKSEVMRSALAEEVRRRRRQRMDERRNRISALDVDLSDDEIAAAVRKSRDEDAR; this is encoded by the coding sequence ATGACAACGGTGAGTATCCGAGTTCCGGACGAATTGAAGCAGCAGGCCGACGAACTCGACCTGAACAAGAGTGAAGTCATGCGGTCGGCACTCGCCGAGGAGGTCCGCCGTCGCCGACGACAACGGATGGATGAGCGACGCAACCGCATCAGCGCACTCGATGTCGACCTCTCGGACGACGAGATCGCTGCGGCCGTTCGCAAGAGCCGTGACGAGGATGCTCGATGA
- a CDS encoding helix-hairpin-helix domain-containing protein produces MPNNQPRTTTEQSDDHDEDEGVPVGDRPPFAMCARDSNGEQSPDLTSLDGVGPALAHRLPDEGYETIADLADATREDLLTIDEIGERRARLIIAEVNNHKVGEQR; encoded by the coding sequence ATGCCAAACAACCAACCACGCACCACGACAGAACAGTCAGACGACCACGACGAAGACGAGGGCGTACCAGTCGGCGACCGCCCGCCGTTTGCAATGTGTGCGCGCGACAGCAACGGCGAGCAGTCACCCGATCTGACCAGCCTCGACGGCGTCGGACCAGCGCTCGCCCACCGCCTCCCCGACGAAGGTTACGAGACGATCGCAGACCTCGCCGACGCCACCCGCGAGGACCTGCTGACAATCGATGAAATCGGTGAACGGCGCGCACGTCTCATCATCGCCGAGGTGAACAACCACAAGGTGGGTGAACAACGATGA
- a CDS encoding type II toxin-antitoxin system HicB family antitoxin produces MTENPDGWWTAYDEEAEAVSQGPTREDALENLDEAVKLIEEEDYGREPTEEELREWGIDVEEYGTGGDLPEVLK; encoded by the coding sequence TTGACTGAGAATCCTGATGGGTGGTGGACGGCCTATGACGAAGAGGCCGAGGCGGTCTCGCAGGGACCCACCCGTGAGGATGCCCTCGAAAATCTCGATGAAGCAGTCAAACTCATCGAAGAAGAGGACTATGGGCGTGAACCAACTGAGGAGGAACTGCGTGAGTGGGGTATCGATGTGGAGGAATACGGGACTGGCGGCGATCTCCCCGAGGTCCTGAAGTAG